Proteins encoded by one window of Bubalus bubalis isolate 160015118507 breed Murrah chromosome 4, NDDB_SH_1, whole genome shotgun sequence:
- the EID3 gene encoding EP300-interacting inhibitor of differentiation 3 codes for MADENYSLREADETRAPAVVTIPSSAYFLKQVEEEEEVEALKVEVAAASDSEPDTSSDDLSCGKADIDPSLLERVDEEKCRSIRKQYRQLIYTVQQNRDDLVNTASDSLTEALEEANVLFDAVSRTREAALDSQFLVLASDLGKEKAKHLNSDMNFFNQVAFCDFLFIFVGLNWMEDDGRDPLNNCDDNIALSFWETVQKEATSCISQAETFHFLFGSFKPESATRKPRRNHRRKVQKMEENGVMPTKLRKLDLSGNQEATEKEVERILGLLQTYFRKYPDTPVSYFEFVIDPNSFSRTVENIFYVSFIIRDGFARIRLDQDRLPILEPININLAGEGNDPSFHSRKQGVISLSLQDWKNIVAAFEISEAMITNSY; via the coding sequence ATGGCCGATGAAAATTATTCCCTGAGGGAAGCCGACGAGACTAGAGCGCCGGCGGTGGTGACCATCCCCAGTAGTGCGTACTTTCTGAagcaggtggaggaggaggaggaggtggaagcTTTGAAGGTGGAAGTGGCAGCGGCGTCTGACTCGGAACCTGATACCTCCTCTGACGACCTGAGCTGCGGGAAGGCCGACATCGACCCCAGCCTGCTGGAGCGGGTGGATGAAGAGAAATGCCGGAGTATCCGCAAGCAGTATCGGCAGCTCATCTATACCGTCCAGCAGAACCGTGACGACCTAGTGAACACGGCGAGCGACTCCTTAACCGAGGCTCTCGAGGAAGCCAATGTCCTGTTTGATGCAGTGAGTCGAACAAGAGAAGCGGCTCTCGACTCTCAGTTTCTTGTTTTGGCTTCTGATTTGggtaaagaaaaagcaaagcacCTGAACTCTGACATGAACTTTTTTAATCAGGTGGCGTTTTGTGactttctgtttatatttgtGGGTCTAAATTGGATGGAAGATGACGGACGTGATCCGTTGAATAACTGTGACGATAACATAGCTCTTTCCTTCTGGGAGACAGTACAGAAGGAAGCGACATCGTGTATATCACAAGCTGAAACGTTCCACTTTCTTTTTGGTTCGTTCAAACCAGAGTCTGCCACGCGAAAGCCGCGACGTAATCATCGGAGAAAAGTtcagaaaatggaagagaatggGGTTATGCCTACAAAGCTGAGGAAGCTGGATCTGAGTGGTAATCAAGAAGCCACAgaaaaagaagtagaaagaatTTTGGGATTGTTGCAAACGTACTTTCGAAAGTATCCTGATACTCCTGTGTCTTATTTTGAGTTTGTGATTGATCCAAACTCTTTCTCTCGTACTGTggagaatatattttatgtttctttcattATAAGGGATGGTTTTGCAAGAATAAGGCTTGACCAAGACAGGCTGCCAATATTAGAGCCAATTAATATTAACCTAGCCGGTGAGGGAAATGATCCCAGTTTCCACAGCAGGAAACAGGGAGTTATATCTTTGAGTTTACAAGACTGGAAAAATATTGTGGCAGCTTTCGAAATTTCGGAGGCTATGATCACAAACTCGTACTAA